A single region of the Gemmatimonadaceae bacterium genome encodes:
- a CDS encoding DNA-directed RNA polymerase subunit alpha: MAQTIDLRGLVRPQLVEMTKRDDNPNIAEFRLQPLERGYGHTLGNAMRRMLLSSLRGSAVWGFRIDGVLHEHQTIQGVVEDVHQIIGNLKTLTLSLASDLEETVLRINCTKAGAVVAGDIEDQGGVKVVNPRHHLFTMQDDRDITVELYVNKGRGYLEAEQHPADRSLPVDLVRIDSIYSPVRRVNFHVSETRVGQRTDYDRLVLTVETNGTVSPEEAVSYAAALAQTHFQYFAGFGSHSAAIAGDGTSDAQRLAQLLSTSIDALELSVRSVNSLKNSNIRSLGDLVRQTEGQIIQVKNFGKKSLQEIADLLEREGLNFGMKFEDSGDGVRVTDWGTPPSRAAANAPDDEEEE, encoded by the coding sequence ATGGCTCAGACTATTGATTTGCGCGGGTTGGTGCGGCCGCAGCTCGTTGAGATGACGAAGCGCGACGACAACCCGAACATCGCCGAGTTCCGCCTGCAGCCGCTCGAACGCGGCTACGGGCACACGCTCGGCAACGCGATGCGCCGCATGCTGCTGTCGTCGCTGCGCGGCTCCGCGGTGTGGGGCTTCCGCATCGATGGCGTGCTCCACGAGCACCAGACCATCCAGGGCGTCGTCGAGGACGTCCACCAGATCATCGGCAACCTCAAGACGCTCACGCTCTCGCTGGCGAGCGACCTCGAGGAGACGGTGCTCCGCATCAACTGCACCAAGGCCGGGGCGGTGGTCGCGGGCGACATCGAGGACCAGGGGGGCGTGAAGGTCGTCAACCCCAGGCATCACCTGTTCACCATGCAGGACGACCGCGACATCACGGTCGAGCTGTACGTGAACAAGGGGCGCGGCTACCTCGAGGCCGAGCAGCACCCGGCCGACCGGTCGCTCCCGGTGGACCTCGTCCGCATCGACTCCATCTACTCGCCGGTCCGCCGCGTGAACTTCCACGTCAGCGAGACCCGCGTCGGCCAGCGCACCGACTACGATCGCCTCGTCCTCACGGTCGAGACGAACGGCACGGTGTCGCCGGAGGAGGCGGTCAGCTACGCCGCCGCCCTCGCGCAGACGCACTTCCAGTACTTCGCCGGCTTCGGGTCGCACAGCGCGGCCATCGCCGGCGACGGCACGTCCGACGCCCAGCGTCTCGCCCAGCTGCTGTCGACCTCCATCGACGCGCTCGAGCTCTCGGTGCGGTCGGTCAACTCCCTGAAGAATTCCAACATCCGTTCGCTCGGCGATCTCGTCCGGCAGACGGAAGGGCAGATCATTCAGGTCAAGAACTTTGGCAAGAAGTCGCTCCAGGAGATCGCGGACCTGCTCGAGCGTGAAGGGTTGAACTTCGGGATGAAGTTCGAGGACAGTGGCGACGGCGTCCGGGTCACGGACTGGGGCACGCCGCCGAGCCGGGCCGCGGCCAACGCGCCCGACGACGAAGAAGAGGAGTAA